One region of Fusobacterium periodonticum 1_1_41FAA genomic DNA includes:
- a CDS encoding CRISPR-associated helicase/endonuclease Cas3, whose protein sequence is MENYKINSKLKIYEDIKNIYYAKPDKTLAQHNEELHIQKKKLINLGYLSDEKLIELLEYSIEFHDIGKINSEFQIRVKENKKFDVSKEVAHNILSIYFIDKKDYEDKNDYESITYAVFYHHRFGNGDNDSIRADENTKKIIETLLSKLEEKGIKVIKKLSPSLKLPNLHTDRNLKLLGLLMKCDHSASGGYQIEYPNDFLEVALNELLNEFKEKDKSADWNDMQKFCKENSDKNIIAIADTGMGKTEGGFLWGGNNKIFFVLPLRTAINAMFKRFNEVIIKGENKEERVGLLHSDSLEYYLNNKKELVIDDKDEKEMDILEYNKRGKHLSLPVTICTPDQIFNFILKYKGYESKLATLSYSKIILDEMQMYDANLLAAVIFGITKIIEMGGKIAIVTATFPPIIEYFLNKYLMKNNQNVIKDLDKPNEIVGEEIFIKKKFTNNEKIRHNLVLIDDEIGIQEILWKFKDNRDKKKSSKKILVICNTIKKAQEIYSKLKIELEDYFRELDKKKTCLTSKREDKEEINEILHLLHSNFIREDRESKEQEILNFGKTEFYGEGIWISTSLVEASLDIDFDYLFTELQDLNSLFQRFGRCNRKGKKSVDETNCFIYLKIEDKYLKEKDSRYGFIDKDIYENSKKGLENYCKVVSKNELDNSEDYNELFKSFSKKITEGEKITLIEENLSFENLKDSPFVDEFEKAYDKYQRVLNSDKNSQDDLKLRDIQSVTVIPYNIYEENEENIKEFIKKIKDTNLSLEERQKAKTDLLKKTLSIQYYQLSKYIREILKGKADANKYKSESINKFEKITIMEADYNKELGFRAKDFKDGLPIYEFI, encoded by the coding sequence ATGGAGAACTATAAGATAAACTCTAAATTAAAAATATATGAAGACATTAAAAATATTTACTATGCAAAACCAGATAAAACATTGGCTCAGCACAATGAAGAATTACATATTCAAAAGAAAAAGTTAATTAATTTAGGATATCTTAGTGATGAAAAACTAATAGAGCTATTAGAATATTCAATAGAATTCCATGATATAGGAAAAATAAATTCTGAATTTCAAATAAGAGTAAAAGAAAATAAAAAATTTGATGTTAGTAAAGAAGTTGCACATAATATCTTATCTATTTATTTTATTGATAAAAAAGATTATGAGGATAAAAATGACTATGAGTCAATAACTTATGCTGTTTTTTATCACCATAGATTTGGAAATGGAGATAATGATAGTATAAGAGCTGATGAAAATACTAAAAAGATAATAGAAACTCTTTTATCAAAACTTGAAGAAAAAGGAATAAAAGTTATTAAAAAACTATCTCCATCTTTAAAACTTCCTAATTTACATACAGATAGAAATCTAAAATTATTAGGTTTACTTATGAAATGTGATCATTCAGCTAGTGGTGGATATCAAATTGAGTATCCTAATGATTTTTTAGAAGTTGCTTTAAATGAGCTATTAAATGAATTTAAAGAAAAAGATAAATCTGCTGATTGGAATGATATGCAAAAATTCTGTAAAGAAAATAGTGATAAAAATATAATTGCAATAGCGGATACTGGAATGGGTAAAACTGAAGGTGGTTTTCTTTGGGGAGGAAATAATAAAATATTTTTTGTTCTTCCCCTTAGAACTGCTATCAATGCAATGTTCAAAAGATTTAATGAAGTTATAATAAAAGGAGAAAATAAAGAAGAAAGAGTAGGTCTATTGCATTCAGATTCTCTTGAATATTATTTGAATAATAAAAAAGAGTTAGTTATTGATGACAAAGATGAAAAAGAAATGGATATCTTAGAATACAATAAAAGAGGTAAACATTTATCCCTACCTGTAACCATATGTACTCCAGACCAAATATTTAACTTTATTTTAAAATATAAAGGTTATGAATCAAAACTAGCTACTCTTTCTTATTCTAAAATAATTTTAGATGAAATGCAGATGTATGATGCAAATTTACTTGCTGCTGTAATTTTTGGAATTACTAAAATTATAGAAATGGGAGGTAAAATAGCTATTGTAACCGCTACTTTTCCACCAATAATTGAATATTTTTTAAATAAATACTTGATGAAAAATAATCAAAATGTAATAAAAGATTTAGATAAGCCAAATGAAATAGTTGGAGAAGAAATTTTTATAAAAAAGAAATTTACTAACAATGAAAAAATAAGACATAATTTAGTGCTTATTGATGATGAAATTGGAATACAAGAAATTTTATGGAAATTTAAAGACAATAGAGATAAAAAGAAATCATCTAAAAAAATTTTAGTTATTTGTAACACTATAAAAAAAGCACAAGAAATTTATTCAAAGTTGAAAATTGAACTTGAAGATTATTTTAGAGAATTAGATAAGAAAAAAACTTGTTTAACATCCAAAAGAGAAGATAAAGAAGAAATTAATGAGATATTACATTTGTTACATTCAAACTTTATTCGTGAAGATAGAGAAAGCAAAGAACAAGAAATTTTAAATTTTGGAAAAACTGAATTTTATGGAGAGGGTATTTGGATATCAACTTCACTTGTTGAAGCTTCACTAGATATTGATTTTGACTACTTATTTACAGAATTACAAGATTTAAATTCGTTATTTCAAAGATTTGGAAGATGTAATCGTAAAGGAAAAAAATCAGTAGATGAAACTAACTGTTTTATCTATTTAAAAATTGAAGATAAATATTTAAAAGAAAAGGACTCAAGGTATGGATTTATAGATAAAGATATCTATGAAAATTCTAAAAAAGGACTAGAAAATTATTGTAAAGTTGTATCTAAAAATGAATTAGACAATTCTGAAGATTATAACGAACTATTTAAATCTTTTTCAAAAAAAATTACAGAAGGAGAGAAGATTACATTAATTGAAGAAAATTTAAGTTTTGAAAATTTAAAAGATAGTCCTTTTGTTGATGAATTTGAAAAAGCTTATGATAAATATCAAAGAGTTTTAAATAGTGATAAAAATTCACAAGATGATTTAAAACTTAGGGATATCCAAAGTGTTACTGTAATTCCATACAATATTTATGAGGAAAATGAAGAAAATATAAAAGAATTTATAAAAAAAATTAAAGATACAAATCTCAGTTTAGAAGAAAGACAGAAAGCTAAAACTGATCTTCTAAAGAAAACTCTTTCAATTCAATATTATCAATTAAGTAAATATATAAGAGAAATTTTAAAAGGAAAAGCTGATGCAAATAAATATAAGTCAGAATCTATAAATAAATTTGAAAAAATAACAATTATGGAAGCTGACTATAATAAAGAACTAGGTTTTCGTGCAAAAGATTTCAAAGATGGACTTCCAATATACGAATTTATTTAA
- the cas4 gene encoding CRISPR-associated protein Cas4 codes for MDKDITGLMVYYYEVCKRKLWYFTNDIQLEENNSNVILGKLLEENSYTRDEKKINIDGVINIDFIRSKKILHEIKKSNSIEPASILQVQYYLYYLEKKGLVGLKGILDYPLLKQTVEVNLTDSDRENLENIIIGIKEILRKESPPTLEKKNICKKCAYFDLCFV; via the coding sequence ATGGATAAGGATATAACTGGATTGATGGTTTATTATTATGAAGTATGTAAAAGAAAACTCTGGTATTTTACCAATGATATTCAACTTGAGGAGAATAACTCAAATGTCATTTTAGGAAAACTATTAGAAGAAAATTCTTATACTAGAGATGAGAAAAAAATTAATATAGATGGGGTTATAAATATTGATTTTATTCGTTCAAAAAAAATATTACATGAAATTAAAAAAAGTAATTCAATAGAACCAGCTTCAATATTACAGGTTCAATATTATTTGTATTATTTAGAAAAAAAGGGATTAGTTGGATTGAAAGGTATTTTAGACTATCCCTTATTAAAACAAACAGTTGAAGTTAATTTAACTGATAGCGATAGAGAAAACTTAGAAAATATAATAATAGGAATAAAAGAAATTTTGAGAAAAGAAAGCCCTCCTACATTAGAGAAAAAGAATATTTGTAAAAAATGTGCTTATTTTGATTTATGCTTTGTATAG
- a CDS encoding alanyl-tRNA editing protein, whose amino-acid sequence MENKKINLKKISDMTYEVLNSPFYVDGKGGQLGDRGTIAEANIVEVKENIVILDRNLEDGEYTYSINEKRQEDIRQQHTAQHIFSAEAYNNFGLNTVGFRMAEEYTTVDLDQKDISKEVIEKLEELVNKDIKADILVEEEIYTNEEAHKFENLRKAIKEKIKGDVRFIKIGDVDICACAGFHVSRTSEIEIFKIINHENIKGNYTRFYFLAGDRAKNDYNKKHDIIKKLTNTFSCKDDEILEMLDKSLKEKASVTAELKSLGMRYAELMAKDFENTFIDYKDFKILIYNEDENLVGILPKFINLDKFLLLIGYNTSYTLMSNIYDCKEIIINIVKNFPNIKGGGGKNKGNIKLDKAYNRNELIEIIKKGIDNNNE is encoded by the coding sequence ATGGAAAATAAAAAAATTAATTTAAAAAAAATTTCTGATATGACTTATGAAGTATTAAATTCTCCTTTCTATGTTGATGGTAAAGGTGGGCAACTTGGAGATAGAGGAACAATAGCTGAGGCTAATATTGTTGAAGTAAAAGAAAATATTGTTATCTTAGATAGAAATTTAGAAGATGGTGAGTACACTTACTCTATTAATGAAAAAAGACAGGAAGATATAAGACAGCAACATACAGCACAACATATTTTTTCGGCTGAAGCCTATAATAATTTTGGATTAAATACTGTAGGTTTTAGAATGGCTGAAGAATATACGACTGTAGATTTAGATCAAAAAGATATTTCAAAAGAAGTTATAGAAAAGTTAGAAGAACTAGTAAATAAAGATATAAAGGCAGATATATTAGTTGAAGAAGAAATCTATACAAATGAAGAGGCTCATAAATTTGAAAATCTTAGAAAAGCTATAAAAGAAAAAATAAAAGGTGATGTAAGATTTATAAAAATTGGAGATGTTGATATCTGTGCTTGTGCAGGTTTTCATGTTTCAAGAACTTCAGAAATAGAAATCTTTAAAATTATAAATCATGAAAATATAAAAGGAAACTACACTAGATTCTATTTTCTAGCAGGAGATAGAGCTAAGAATGACTATAATAAAAAACATGATATTATAAAAAAATTAACTAATACTTTTTCTTGTAAAGATGATGAAATCTTAGAAATGCTAGACAAATCTTTAAAAGAAAAGGCTAGTGTAACAGCTGAATTAAAATCTTTAGGAATGAGATACGCAGAGCTTATGGCAAAAGATTTTGAAAATACCTTTATTGATTATAAAGATTTTAAAATTTTAATATACAATGAAGATGAAAATTTAGTAGGAATCTTACCTAAATTTATAAATTTAGATAAATTTCTATTATTAATTGGATATAACACAAGTTATACTTTAATGTCTAATATTTATGACTGTAAGGAAATCATCATAAATATTGTTAAGAATTTTCCTAATATCAAAGGTGGAGGAGGTAAAAACAAAGGAAATATAAAACTTGATAAAGCATATAATAGAAATGAACTTATAGAAATAATAAAAAAAGGAATTGATAATAATAATGAATAA
- the cas1b gene encoding type I-B CRISPR-associated endonuclease Cas1b: MKRSYFLYTNGTLKRKDNTITFINEQDEKRDIPIEMIDDFYVMSEMNFNTKFINYISQFGIPIHFFNYYTFYTGSFYPREMNVSGQLLVKQVEHYTNPQKRIEIAREFIEGASFNIYRNLRYYNGRGKDLKFYMEQIEELRRQLNEVTNVEELMGYEGNIRKIYYEAWNIIVNQEIDFEKRVKNPPDNMINSLISFINTLFYTRVLGEIYKTQLNPTVSYLHQPSTRRFSLSLDISEVFKPLIVDRLIFSLLNKNQITEKSFVKDFNYLRLKEDSSKLIVQEFEDRLKQVITHKDLNRKISYQYLVRLECYKLIKHLLGEKKYQAFQMWW, from the coding sequence ATGAAAAGAAGTTATTTTCTTTACACCAATGGAACATTAAAAAGAAAAGATAATACCATAACATTTATCAATGAACAAGATGAAAAAAGAGATATTCCTATTGAAATGATTGATGATTTTTATGTTATGTCTGAAATGAATTTTAATACTAAATTTATTAACTATATATCTCAATTTGGAATTCCTATTCATTTTTTTAACTATTATACTTTCTATACAGGAAGTTTTTATCCAAGAGAAATGAATGTTTCAGGACAACTTTTGGTAAAACAAGTGGAACATTATACCAATCCTCAAAAAAGAATAGAAATAGCTAGAGAATTTATAGAAGGAGCTTCATTTAATATTTATCGTAATTTAAGGTATTACAATGGAAGAGGAAAAGATCTCAAATTTTATATGGAACAAATAGAAGAACTTAGACGACAACTTAATGAAGTAACTAATGTTGAAGAATTAATGGGATATGAAGGAAATATTAGAAAAATTTATTATGAAGCTTGGAATATTATTGTAAATCAAGAAATAGATTTTGAAAAAAGAGTTAAAAATCCACCTGATAATATGATTAACTCTTTGATATCATTTATAAATACACTTTTTTATACAAGAGTATTAGGAGAAATTTATAAGACGCAACTAAACCCAACTGTAAGCTATTTACATCAACCTAGTACAAGAAGATTTTCTCTATCACTTGATATTTCAGAAGTATTTAAACCATTGATAGTGGATAGATTAATATTTTCATTATTGAATAAAAATCAAATTACAGAAAAAAGTTTTGTAAAAGATTTTAATTATTTAAGATTAAAAGAAGACTCTTCTAAACTCATTGTCCAGGAGTTTGAAGATAGATTAAAACAAGTAATAACTCACAAAGATTTAAATAGAAAGATATCTTACCAATATTTAGTAAGACTTGAATGCTATAAACTTATTAAACATTTATTAGGTGAAAAGAAATATCAAGCTTTTCAAATGTGGTGGTGA
- a CDS encoding transglycosylase domain-containing protein, which produces MKKLLVILLKLIAVLFVVGALGVFAIIVKYRLELPNIQSMVEDYKPQMATTIYDKNNNVVDVLEVDSRDAVKLEDVSPYVKEAFMAIEDKKFYSHHGLHFKGIIRAVLTNFLKGKATQGGSSITQQLAKNAFLTPERTFSRKVKEAILTYQIERTYTKDEILERYLNEIYFGSGSYGIKNAADQYFRKDPKDLNIAEAALLAGIPNRPTKYDPNRSLENALHRQQIILKEMFEDGRITKEEYEEALAYKFELENEENVKNVPKNTSIIYNRRPKKAYNNPELTTIVENYLAEIYDDEQIYTSGLKIYTTIDLDYQKVARDTFNAYPYFKNKDINGAMITLDPFTGGIISIVGGKNFKAGNFDRATMARRQLGSSFKPFVYLKALEEGYEPYSVVVNDFVAYGKWAPKNFDGRYTFNSTLVNSLNLSLNIPAVKLMDAVTVDGFKEEMTDKLKLTSEVQNLTTALGSVDSTPVNTAANFSIFVNGGYIVKPNIIREIRDNQDILIYVADIEKVKAFDSVDVSVITAMLKSVVSNGTATKARVYDKSGRPIQQGGKTGTTSEHRTAWFVGITPEYVTVCYIGRDDNKPMYGNMTGGSGVAPMWARYYQTLINKGLYTPGKFEFLENYLETGDLVKQNIDIYTGLLDGPNSKEMVIRKGRLQVESAAKYKNGIASLFGLEASAGGGVYVDSSSDGMIIDSASSESGSSEGGTSENSSRNNISPSAQSGQVETNKEKDGDSLTDRLLGD; this is translated from the coding sequence ATGAAAAAATTACTTGTTATTTTATTGAAACTTATAGCAGTTTTATTTGTTGTGGGAGCTTTAGGAGTTTTTGCAATAATTGTAAAATACAGACTTGAATTACCTAATATTCAAAGTATGGTTGAAGACTATAAACCTCAGATGGCTACTACTATCTACGATAAAAATAATAATGTTGTAGATGTTTTAGAAGTTGACTCAAGAGATGCTGTAAAATTAGAAGATGTTTCTCCTTATGTAAAAGAGGCTTTTATGGCTATTGAGGATAAAAAGTTTTACTCTCACCATGGTTTACATTTTAAAGGAATAATAAGAGCTGTACTAACTAACTTTTTAAAAGGTAAAGCTACTCAAGGTGGAAGTTCTATTACACAACAATTAGCGAAAAATGCCTTCTTAACTCCTGAAAGAACATTTTCAAGAAAAGTAAAAGAAGCTATTTTAACTTATCAAATTGAAAGAACTTACACTAAAGATGAAATTTTAGAAAGATATCTTAATGAAATATACTTTGGTTCAGGTTCTTATGGTATAAAGAATGCAGCAGACCAATATTTTAGAAAAGATCCTAAAGACTTAAATATTGCAGAAGCAGCTTTACTTGCAGGTATACCAAATAGACCTACAAAATATGACCCAAATAGAAGCTTAGAAAATGCTCTTCATAGACAACAAATCATCTTAAAAGAAATGTTTGAAGATGGAAGAATAACTAAAGAGGAATATGAAGAAGCTCTAGCATATAAATTTGAACTTGAAAACGAAGAGAATGTGAAGAATGTTCCAAAAAATACTTCTATTATCTATAATAGAAGACCTAAAAAAGCATATAACAATCCTGAACTTACAACAATAGTTGAAAACTATTTGGCAGAGATTTATGATGATGAACAAATCTATACTTCTGGTTTAAAAATATATACAACTATTGACTTAGATTATCAAAAAGTTGCTAGGGATACTTTCAATGCTTATCCATATTTTAAAAATAAGGATATAAATGGAGCTATGATTACTTTAGATCCATTTACAGGAGGAATAATATCTATAGTTGGTGGTAAAAACTTTAAAGCTGGAAACTTTGATAGAGCTACTATGGCTAGAAGACAATTAGGATCATCATTTAAACCTTTTGTGTACCTAAAAGCCTTAGAAGAAGGATATGAACCTTATTCTGTTGTAGTAAATGACTTTGTTGCTTATGGAAAATGGGCACCTAAAAACTTTGATGGTAGATATACATTTAACTCTACTTTAGTAAACTCTTTAAATTTATCACTAAATATACCAGCTGTTAAATTGATGGATGCAGTTACTGTTGATGGCTTTAAAGAAGAAATGACTGATAAATTAAAATTGACTTCTGAAGTTCAAAACTTAACAACAGCTCTAGGTTCTGTTGACAGTACTCCTGTTAATACAGCAGCAAACTTCTCAATTTTTGTCAATGGTGGATATATAGTAAAACCTAATATAATAAGAGAAATTAGAGACAATCAAGATATTCTTATCTATGTTGCAGATATTGAAAAAGTAAAAGCTTTTGATAGTGTTGATGTAAGTGTAATAACAGCTATGTTAAAATCTGTTGTAAGTAATGGTACTGCTACAAAAGCAAGAGTTTATGATAAATCAGGTAGACCTATACAACAAGGTGGAAAAACAGGAACAACCAGTGAACATAGAACAGCTTGGTTCGTTGGTATAACTCCTGAATATGTAACTGTTTGTTATATAGGTAGAGATGACAATAAACCTATGTATGGAAATATGACTGGAGGAAGTGGAGTTGCACCTATGTGGGCTAGATATTATCAGACTCTAATAAATAAAGGTTTATATACTCCAGGTAAGTTTGAATTTTTAGAAAACTATTTAGAAACAGGGGATCTAGTAAAACAAAATATAGATATCTACACTGGTTTATTAGATGGACCTAATAGTAAAGAAATGGTAATTAGAAAAGGTAGACTGCAAGTTGAAAGTGCAGCAAAATATAAAAATGGTATCGCTTCTCTATTTGGTTTAGAAGCTTCTGCAGGTGGTGGAGTATATGTGGACTCTTCTTCTGATGGAATGATAATTGACAGTGCTTCAAGTGAAAGTGGTAGTTCTGAAGGAGGTACATCAGAAAATTCAAGTAGAAACAATATAAGTCCTTCAGCACAATCTGGACAAGTTGAAACTAACAAAGAAAAAGATGGTGATAGCTTAACTGATAGACTTTTAGGAGATTAA
- the rlmN gene encoding 23S rRNA (adenine(2503)-C(2))-methyltransferase RlmN, with protein MNNEKVNILNLTQEELTEFLVSLGLKKFYGKEVFIWLHKKIIRNFDDMTNLSLKDREILKENAYIPFFNLLKHQVSKLDKTEKFLFELEDKGTIETVLLRHRDSKNKEIRNTLCVSSQVGCPVKCSFCATGQGGYMRNLSVSEILNQVYTVERRLRKKDESLNNLVFMGMGEPLLNIDNLSTALSIISNENGINISKRKITISTSGIVSGIEKILLEKIPIELAVSLHSAINEKRDQIIPINKNFPLEDLSAVLVEYQKQTKRRITFEYILIDNFNISEVDANALADFIHQFDHVVNLIPYNEVEGVEHKRPSMKKIDRFYNYLKNVRKVNVTLRQEKGSDIDGACGQLRQRNKKGDN; from the coding sequence ATGAATAATGAAAAAGTTAATATTTTAAACCTAACTCAAGAAGAGTTAACAGAATTTTTAGTGTCTTTAGGACTAAAAAAATTCTATGGAAAAGAAGTCTTTATTTGGCTACATAAGAAGATTATCAGAAATTTTGATGATATGACAAATCTATCTTTAAAAGATAGAGAAATCTTAAAAGAAAATGCCTATATACCATTTTTCAATCTTTTGAAGCATCAAGTTTCAAAGTTAGATAAGACTGAAAAATTCTTGTTTGAACTTGAAGATAAGGGAACTATAGAAACTGTTCTTTTAAGACATAGAGATTCTAAAAATAAAGAAATAAGAAACACTCTTTGTGTATCATCTCAAGTCGGTTGCCCTGTAAAATGTAGTTTCTGTGCAACAGGACAAGGTGGATATATGAGAAATCTTTCAGTAAGTGAAATTTTAAACCAAGTTTACACTGTTGAAAGAAGACTTAGAAAAAAAGATGAAAGCCTAAATAACTTAGTATTTATGGGTATGGGTGAACCTCTTTTAAATATAGATAATCTATCTACAGCTTTATCTATAATCTCAAATGAAAATGGAATCAATATTTCGAAAAGAAAAATAACAATTTCAACTTCTGGAATTGTAAGTGGAATTGAAAAGATTTTATTGGAAAAAATTCCTATAGAATTAGCTGTTTCTCTACACAGTGCTATAAATGAGAAAAGAGACCAAATAATTCCAATAAATAAGAACTTCCCACTGGAAGACTTATCAGCTGTTTTAGTTGAATATCAAAAACAAACTAAAAGAAGAATTACTTTTGAATATATTTTAATAGATAATTTCAATATTTCAGAAGTTGATGCCAATGCTTTGGCAGATTTTATACATCAATTTGATCATGTGGTAAATTTAATACCATATAATGAAGTTGAAGGAGTGGAACATAAAAGACCTTCTATGAAGAAAATTGATAGATTCTATAACTATCTTAAAAATGTTAGAAAGGTAAATGTAACTTTAAGACAAGAAAAAGGTAGTGATATAGATGGTGCTTGTGGACAACTTAGACAAAGAAATAAAAAAGGGGATAATTAA
- the nox gene encoding H2O-forming NADH oxidase has product MKIVVVGANHAGTACINTMLDNYKGNEVVVFDSNSNISFLGCGMALWIGGQIAGSDGLFYSSKEKLEAKGAKIHMETGVTNIDFDKKIVYATGKDGKKYEESYDKLVLSTGSLPIDLPIVGKELENVQYVKLFQNAQEVIDKLNVNKSIEKVAVVGAGYIGVELAEAFKRWGKEVYLVDAADGCLSTYYDKLFREKMDAQLEGHGIKLEYGQLVKEIQGNGKVEKIITNKGEFPADMVVLCAGFRPNTDLGKDKLELFKNGAYVVDKTQKTSLDDVYAIGDCATVYDNSIGGTNYIALATNAVRSGIVAAHNVCGTNLESIGVQGSNGISIFGLNMVSTGLTFEKAEKLGIEVLETTFHDLQKPEFMEHNNEEVYIRIVYRKDNRKIIGAQMASKYDISMAMHVFSLAIQEGVTIDRFKLLDILFLPHFNKPYNYITMAALGAK; this is encoded by the coding sequence ATGAAAATTGTAGTAGTAGGTGCAAACCATGCTGGAACGGCTTGTATTAACACAATGTTAGACAACTATAAAGGAAATGAAGTTGTTGTATTTGATAGTAACTCAAATATTAGTTTCCTAGGATGTGGAATGGCTCTTTGGATAGGTGGACAAATAGCAGGTTCTGATGGATTATTTTATTCTTCAAAAGAAAAACTAGAAGCAAAAGGTGCTAAAATCCATATGGAAACAGGTGTTACAAATATCGATTTCGATAAAAAAATTGTGTACGCTACTGGAAAAGATGGTAAAAAGTATGAAGAAAGCTATGATAAACTAGTTTTATCTACAGGTTCTTTACCAATAGACTTACCAATAGTTGGAAAAGAATTAGAAAATGTTCAATATGTAAAATTATTCCAAAATGCACAAGAAGTTATTGATAAATTAAATGTAAATAAATCAATAGAAAAAGTTGCTGTTGTTGGAGCAGGATATATCGGAGTTGAACTTGCAGAAGCTTTCAAACGTTGGGGAAAAGAAGTATACTTAGTTGATGCAGCTGATGGTTGTCTATCTACTTACTATGATAAATTATTTAGAGAAAAAATGGATGCTCAATTAGAAGGGCATGGAATTAAACTTGAATATGGACAATTAGTAAAAGAAATTCAAGGAAATGGAAAAGTTGAAAAAATAATCACTAATAAAGGTGAATTCCCAGCTGATATGGTTGTTCTATGTGCTGGATTTAGACCTAACACAGACTTAGGAAAAGATAAATTAGAATTATTTAAAAATGGTGCTTATGTAGTTGATAAAACTCAAAAAACAAGTCTAGATGATGTTTATGCTATAGGAGACTGTGCAACAGTTTATGACAACTCTATTGGTGGTACAAACTATATTGCTCTTGCAACAAATGCAGTTAGATCAGGAATAGTTGCTGCTCACAATGTTTGTGGAACAAACTTAGAAAGCATAGGAGTACAAGGTTCTAACGGAATTTCAATCTTTGGATTAAATATGGTTTCTACAGGACTTACTTTTGAAAAAGCTGAAAAATTAGGAATTGAAGTTTTAGAAACAACTTTCCATGATTTACAAAAACCTGAATTCATGGAACACAATAATGAAGAAGTATACATCAGAATTGTGTATAGAAAAGACAATAGAAAAATAATTGGAGCTCAAATGGCATCTAAATATGATATTTCTATGGCTATGCATGTATTCTCATTAGCTATACAAGAAGGAGTAACTATAGATAGATTTAAATTATTAGATATTCTATTCTTACCTCACTTCAATAAACCATATAACTATATTACTATGGCTGCACTAGGTGCAAAATAA
- the cas2 gene encoding CRISPR-associated endonuclease Cas2, with product MKRNIKLFKCGGDKMYVVAVYDISLDEKGNRNWRKVFGICKRYLHHIQKSVFEGELSEVDIQRLKYEVSKYIRNDLDSFIIFKSRNERWMEKEMLGLQEDKTDNFL from the coding sequence GTGAAAAGAAATATCAAGCTTTTCAAATGTGGTGGTGATAAAATGTATGTTGTTGCAGTATATGATATATCATTGGATGAAAAAGGTAATCGTAATTGGAGAAAAGTCTTTGGTATTTGTAAAAGATATCTTCATCACATTCAAAAATCTGTTTTTGAAGGAGAATTGTCTGAAGTAGATATTCAAAGATTAAAATATGAAGTTTCAAAATATATTAGAAATGATTTAGATTCTTTTATAATTTTTAAATCAAGAAATGAAAGATGGATGGAAAAAGAAATGTTAGGATTACAAGAAGATAAAACAGATAATTTTTTATAA